The Neodiprion fabricii isolate iyNeoFabr1 chromosome 4, iyNeoFabr1.1, whole genome shotgun sequence genome window below encodes:
- the LOC124180185 gene encoding basal cell adhesion molecule-like isoform X1, producing the protein MFSHKSFAMLPLSVVESNSGRNFRRLLFLVVVFTAGGAMGLRDVRITVPAMVRSRDSALLTCDYDLEAADLYSIRWYLGDEEFYRFVPQEAPPQAIFSVRDMQVDRQHSNMKDVTLVNVSRNLTGTYKCEISADAPSFHTLIEEAQMKVVDVPEADPWIEPEKQRLPAGETLRANCTSGASNPAPTITWALNGDPLNRTNLAFKTWPRFLGQGDIKATQSTLELKTTAELFKEGKLVLRCFAAIPTVYTASAELVVAEDTPLIASITGNASPHLRQSSGSRPNSLLEIGVLMLSLAAAATWSR; encoded by the exons ATGTTTTCGCACAAGTCATTCGCGATGTTACCGTTAAGTGTGGTGGAAAGTAATAGCGGTAGGAATTTTCGACGACTCCTGTTCCTCGTCGTTGTTTTCACCGCTGGGG GGGCAATGGGACTCCGAGACGTGCGTATCACTGTACCGGCCATGGTTCGGTCCCGAGATTCAGCACTCCTCACCTGTGACTACGATTTGGAGGCCGCAGATCTGTACTCCATAAGATGGTATCTTGGGGACGAAGAGTTTTATCGATTTGTACCCCAAGAAGCTCCTCCGCAAGCAATATTCTCCGTTCGTGATATGCAGGTTGAT AGACAACACTCAAACATGAAGGACGTGACATTGGTGAACGTGTCTAGAAACCTGACTGGAACCTACAAATGCGAGATTTCGGCCGATGCCCCGTCATTTCACACCCTGATAGAAGAAGCGCAGATGAAGGTTGTAG ATGTCCCGGAAGCGGATCCGTGGATTGAGCCAGAGAAACAACGTTTACCGGCGGGTGAAACTCTTCGGGCGAATTGCACGTCAGGCGCTTCGAATCCCGCCCCCACCATTACGTGGGCGCTCAACGGAGATCCT TTGAATCGAACAAATCTTGCGTTCAAAACGTGGCCACGGTTCTTGGGGCAAGGTGACATCAAAGCCACACAATCTACTCTCGAACTCAAGACGACCGCGGAACTTTTCAAGGAAGGAAAACTCGTGCTTCGATGTTTTGCAGCAATACCGACTGTTTATACGGCTTCCGCTGAGTTAGTTGTCGCTGAAGACACACCGCTCATTGCATCAATCACCGGCAACGCTTCGCCACACTTACGCC AATCAAGTGGATCCCGTCCGAACTCTTTATTAGAGATTGGCGTCCTCATGTTATCCTTGGCAGCAGCCGCAACCTGGAGCAGATAG
- the LOC124180185 gene encoding uncharacterized protein LOC124180185 isoform X2 yields MIRPTICGAMGLRDVRITVPAMVRSRDSALLTCDYDLEAADLYSIRWYLGDEEFYRFVPQEAPPQAIFSVRDMQVDRQHSNMKDVTLVNVSRNLTGTYKCEISADAPSFHTLIEEAQMKVVDVPEADPWIEPEKQRLPAGETLRANCTSGASNPAPTITWALNGDPLNRTNLAFKTWPRFLGQGDIKATQSTLELKTTAELFKEGKLVLRCFAAIPTVYTASAELVVAEDTPLIASITGNASPHLRQSSGSRPNSLLEIGVLMLSLAAAATWSR; encoded by the exons ATGATTCGCCCGACGATTTGCG GGGCAATGGGACTCCGAGACGTGCGTATCACTGTACCGGCCATGGTTCGGTCCCGAGATTCAGCACTCCTCACCTGTGACTACGATTTGGAGGCCGCAGATCTGTACTCCATAAGATGGTATCTTGGGGACGAAGAGTTTTATCGATTTGTACCCCAAGAAGCTCCTCCGCAAGCAATATTCTCCGTTCGTGATATGCAGGTTGAT AGACAACACTCAAACATGAAGGACGTGACATTGGTGAACGTGTCTAGAAACCTGACTGGAACCTACAAATGCGAGATTTCGGCCGATGCCCCGTCATTTCACACCCTGATAGAAGAAGCGCAGATGAAGGTTGTAG ATGTCCCGGAAGCGGATCCGTGGATTGAGCCAGAGAAACAACGTTTACCGGCGGGTGAAACTCTTCGGGCGAATTGCACGTCAGGCGCTTCGAATCCCGCCCCCACCATTACGTGGGCGCTCAACGGAGATCCT TTGAATCGAACAAATCTTGCGTTCAAAACGTGGCCACGGTTCTTGGGGCAAGGTGACATCAAAGCCACACAATCTACTCTCGAACTCAAGACGACCGCGGAACTTTTCAAGGAAGGAAAACTCGTGCTTCGATGTTTTGCAGCAATACCGACTGTTTATACGGCTTCCGCTGAGTTAGTTGTCGCTGAAGACACACCGCTCATTGCATCAATCACCGGCAACGCTTCGCCACACTTACGCC AATCAAGTGGATCCCGTCCGAACTCTTTATTAGAGATTGGCGTCCTCATGTTATCCTTGGCAGCAGCCGCAACCTGGAGCAGATAG